The following are from one region of the Treponema denticola genome:
- a CDS encoding YbaB/EbfC family nucleoid-associated protein, translated as MNPFDIMKNAKEIQAKIANIKSDLDQEVVEGVSGGGLVKIRLKGSFEVESIFLDPIAVDNRDVPMLQDLVRAAHNDAVAKLKELLQNKLGPLASLAGGLPF; from the coding sequence TTGAATCCTTTTGATATTATGAAAAATGCAAAAGAAATCCAAGCAAAAATTGCTAATATTAAATCAGACCTTGATCAAGAAGTTGTTGAAGGTGTATCGGGCGGAGGTCTTGTAAAAATCCGCTTAAAAGGCAGTTTTGAAGTTGAATCTATCTTTCTTGATCCTATAGCTGTAGATAATCGTGATGTTCCTATGCTTCAGGATTTAGTCAGGGCTGCTCATAATGATGCAGTGGCAAAACTAAAGGAGCTTTTACAAAATAAACTTGGGCCCCTTGCAAGTCTTGCAGGCGGTTTACCTTTTTAA
- the recR gene encoding recombination mediator RecR: MNAIDSVIDSFSRLPGIGHKSAARIAYHLLKQGPADALRLAEAVSTLHEKIHPCTICGSYTEDEICSICADETRDRATICVVGFPQDVNTISSIPEYRGLFHVLGGLIAPLEGIGPDQLHISELIRRIHEGGITEVILATNPTIEGDTTALYIQKILQDLPVNITRLASGLPVGGDLEYADRLTLARSLNGRIKF, encoded by the coding sequence ATGAATGCTATTGATTCCGTTATAGACTCATTTTCCCGCCTTCCCGGTATAGGTCATAAGAGTGCTGCCCGCATCGCCTATCATCTTCTAAAACAAGGGCCTGCGGATGCCTTGCGTTTAGCGGAAGCTGTTTCTACCTTACACGAGAAAATTCATCCTTGTACTATATGCGGTTCTTATACGGAAGATGAGATTTGTTCTATTTGTGCGGATGAAACAAGGGATAGGGCAACTATCTGTGTAGTAGGCTTTCCTCAGGATGTGAATACAATTTCTTCAATCCCCGAATATAGAGGATTGTTCCATGTTTTGGGCGGACTTATAGCTCCCCTTGAAGGTATAGGCCCCGATCAATTACATATAAGCGAGCTTATCAGACGTATTCATGAAGGCGGAATTACCGAGGTTATTCTTGCAACCAACCCTACGATTGAAGGCGATACTACGGCCCTGTACATTCAAAAAATATTGCAGGACCTGCCTGTTAATATAACGAGGCTTGCCTCAGGCTTACCTGTCGGAGGCGATTTGGAATATGCCGATCGTTTGACCCTTGCAAGGAGTTTAAACGGCCGCATTAAATTTTAA